A genomic stretch from Sporocytophaga myxococcoides DSM 11118 includes:
- a CDS encoding SDR family NAD(P)-dependent oxidoreductase, whose protein sequence is MLNSIKEKELFYTKEQIQQALVTSLAEALYLSPSEIDIDKSFIDLGLDSIVGVEWIKFINKTFGLEISSTKIYDYATIKELSLYVSKELENVIVAPVSTLSSLPANSISDLKTLAASANLYSNPSSDSIGQGLVYTNDHIQEVLVKSLADALYLKPSEVDVNKSFIDMGLDSIVGVEWIKFINKTLGLEVSSTKIYDYSTIKELTLFLAKELGNVSVTSIKEITLSQPVIQTPVSKVSVPLTSSFPNLTRKARPTQVVESTNVVTNDKIAIIGMSGRYPQAKNLDQYWENLAQGKNSIIEVPSSRWDIKQYYDADPKQKGKMYCKWMGMLDDVECFDPLFFQISPSEAEAMDPQHRLFLEEGYKAFEDAGYSGATLSNKKCGVYLGIMSNEYSYLIAKNNSSSVNITGNSFAIGAARLAYFLNLKGPAVPIDTACSSSLVGMHVACQALLNGEIDMALAGGVSLYLIPEAYIGMCQAGMLSPEGQCKTFDDSANGFVPGEGVGAVVLKRLEDAQRDNDHIYGVILGSGINQDGKTNGITAPSVNSQTELEREIYSKYKINPETISYIETHGTGTKLGDPIELEALSTVFKEKTSKKNFCALGSVKSNVGHTSGAAGVASVQKVLLSLKHRTLVPSLNVVKENTIFDFKNSPFFISREKQDWKVNSAYPLRRASVSSFGFSGTNSHLVIEEYLQKPKKKGTLSGIISNGGVIIPLSARTSTQLKQRAQDLADYILKNKESIDLVDMAYTLQVGRDEMKERLGFVVSSLDQLSEKLHNYISDKPNFENIYKGQVTRDKDHLTIYGTDADLQKIVDKWISDKNLSKLVDLWVKGLELDWSKLYGNNKPQRVSLPTYPFAKEKYWVEVSVNASPVSQEKVNEMKPKNKALQEVEEKIQKMYFYPEWKKSPISLQSETNKSFAEGPTLVIDTSDDLYNAAIGKLKGSIADKSFILVKLGDEYQEHESNVFTINQDNEGQYNQLVDTLKERNQLPRQIVYHGLTIEHLEKDSQVNDSFYTLFYLCKALLNQKNQQSVKILSIFSTNGSITVPQSAAIAAFFKTLTLENPKYLTKVVEVQSNSANPEISIESKINIILDEFSEELWNKNEVRYKHDSGKYIRNVRELTSYTPVSNKLATLPFKQGGVYIISGALGGLGYIISEYLAKNYQCKLVLFGRSALKAEQEAKVNQLKAYNAEVIYLQADASKLEDMEAVVHKAKLQFSQINGVIHSAGVNKDSFILKKTKEEIEKVLAPKIYGTLNLDQATTDENLDVFILFSSIAGVMGNLGQCEYAYGNHFLDSFAELRESKKKQQKRFGKTLSINWPFWEEGGMVLSLDELAIAKKVTGVCPIPTNVGIQYLEEFLQSHLTQGIAFYGYPSRVNVYSGQESKQQGQSTKILTSTIDPAILLEKTEAYLKALVGAEIKLSPEKIDSQERFESFGIDSIIVSRFNVTLEKDLGALSKTLFYEYSTIEELAGYLTREAGKALVQFFNLGYSEEEIQTVEDSEVDFEGEKDIQIKHEYGSNEQIAIIGIHGYYPQSEDLNRYWENLKQGKDLIDLVPASRWDYEQFYHQDPEKAAEGKIYCKWGGFVNDVDKFDPQFFNISPEEARIMDPQERLFLQSVWGAIEDAGYSKDSLKKRHPKAKSADVGVFVGVTTNSYSLLAAEEWSSGNVVPSAQPWSIANRVSYIFDFQGPSMPIDTACSSSLVAIHLACESLKKRECQVAVAGGVNLYLHPSKYHSFCKRRMVSLEGKCRSYGAGDDGFVPGEGVGSVILKPLSKAIADKDHIYAVVAGSAFDHGGRSNGYSAPNPNSQANLIEHTLRKSQIHPETIGYIEGHGTGTQLGDSLEIVALTNAFNKQTKKKQFCPIGSVKANIGHPESAAGIAGVAKILLQMKHKQIVPTIHSEEVNPNIEFKESPFYLEHKLTAWESSPDYPRRAIINSFGAGGVNACMILEEYEKSDEKENVNEVGSYLVILSAKNEDRLRESVNRLLTFVGKEKNVNLSDLSYSLQVGREAMQERLAIVVSDRRELMERLKDWRQHKPSGSIYQGKYDPREGRKKSTNNEDLQKIVKSNDLAKIAELWIAGIDVDWESLYATNKPNRIALPTYPFAKERYWVSDVNTSAKKNASVQGNGNVNMHPLVSYNSSTLREVSFSSLLSDKEFYAMDHQVHNEKIFPGSGFLEMAGISGNIAGEQKVSKITDIVWANPLSFKTGPQLVQTILKPNGRGTEYQIVSLNDDNERVLHSEGKLFFKNGIGHSETAEKTISIKALKEKCAKPQNGTNLYNLFTNAGFNYGLGFQTIQEFYINDSYALSKLKIADYLKSDFDQFILHPSLLDGALQTVAGLLGGSEPTTPYLPFAIDELEIIRPMSQICYAYVEDADKEKQAKAGVKKFNIQLLNEGGDPLVRLTNFYVRALGKL, encoded by the coding sequence ATGTTAAATTCCATAAAAGAAAAAGAACTTTTTTATACTAAAGAGCAAATTCAGCAAGCGTTGGTTACCAGCTTGGCTGAGGCGCTTTATTTGAGTCCATCAGAAATAGATATTGATAAATCTTTTATAGATCTTGGTCTTGATTCCATAGTAGGAGTAGAATGGATAAAGTTTATTAATAAGACCTTTGGCCTTGAAATATCTTCCACAAAGATTTACGATTATGCTACTATCAAGGAACTATCCTTGTATGTATCGAAAGAACTAGAAAATGTAATAGTTGCTCCTGTTAGTACATTATCTTCTTTACCGGCCAATAGTATTTCAGATTTGAAGACATTAGCCGCTTCAGCAAATTTATATTCAAACCCCTCAAGTGACTCAATCGGACAAGGCCTTGTATATACTAATGACCATATCCAGGAAGTCTTGGTTAAAAGTTTGGCTGATGCACTGTATTTAAAACCATCAGAAGTGGATGTTAATAAGTCATTTATTGATATGGGTCTTGATTCCATAGTAGGAGTTGAATGGATTAAGTTTATTAATAAAACCTTGGGGTTGGAAGTATCTTCTACAAAGATTTATGACTATTCAACCATAAAGGAGCTTACGTTGTTTTTAGCAAAAGAGTTGGGAAATGTTTCGGTTACTTCTATAAAAGAAATTACTCTTAGCCAACCAGTAATTCAGACTCCTGTTTCTAAGGTGTCTGTCCCATTGACAAGTTCATTTCCTAATCTGACCAGGAAAGCTCGTCCTACACAAGTTGTTGAAAGTACCAATGTGGTTACTAATGATAAAATAGCTATTATAGGTATGTCAGGTAGGTATCCGCAGGCAAAGAACTTAGATCAGTATTGGGAAAATCTGGCTCAGGGTAAAAACTCTATTATTGAAGTTCCTTCCTCACGTTGGGATATCAAACAATATTATGACGCGGATCCAAAGCAAAAGGGTAAAATGTATTGCAAGTGGATGGGGATGCTGGATGATGTTGAGTGTTTTGATCCATTATTTTTCCAGATTTCACCTTCAGAGGCTGAAGCCATGGACCCACAACATCGTTTGTTTTTGGAGGAAGGTTATAAGGCATTTGAAGATGCAGGTTATTCAGGTGCAACATTAAGTAATAAAAAGTGCGGAGTTTACTTGGGGATAATGAGTAATGAGTATAGTTACCTCATTGCGAAAAATAATTCCTCATCCGTAAATATAACCGGAAACAGCTTTGCAATAGGTGCTGCACGTCTTGCTTACTTTTTAAATTTGAAAGGCCCGGCTGTTCCGATTGATACTGCGTGCTCTTCTTCATTGGTTGGAATGCACGTTGCTTGCCAGGCATTGTTAAATGGTGAAATAGATATGGCGCTTGCCGGAGGCGTAAGCTTATACTTAATTCCTGAAGCTTATATTGGAATGTGTCAGGCTGGCATGCTCTCCCCTGAAGGTCAATGCAAGACTTTCGATGACTCTGCCAATGGATTTGTGCCAGGAGAAGGTGTTGGAGCTGTTGTGCTTAAAAGATTAGAGGATGCTCAGAGAGATAATGATCATATATATGGTGTTATTCTGGGATCGGGCATTAATCAGGATGGCAAAACAAATGGTATTACAGCTCCAAGTGTTAACAGCCAAACTGAGTTAGAGAGAGAAATTTATTCTAAGTATAAAATTAATCCTGAAACCATTAGTTATATAGAGACTCATGGTACTGGAACTAAGTTAGGCGATCCGATTGAACTGGAAGCACTTTCTACTGTATTTAAGGAGAAAACCTCGAAGAAGAATTTCTGTGCTTTAGGATCAGTAAAAAGCAATGTTGGACACACATCAGGTGCGGCTGGAGTTGCAAGTGTGCAGAAAGTATTGCTGTCGCTGAAGCATAGAACATTGGTGCCTAGCTTAAATGTTGTAAAAGAGAATACCATATTTGATTTTAAGAATTCTCCATTCTTCATTTCCAGAGAAAAACAGGACTGGAAAGTGAATTCTGCTTATCCCTTGCGCAGAGCTAGTGTAAGCTCTTTCGGATTTAGTGGAACCAATTCGCACTTAGTTATCGAAGAGTATCTTCAAAAGCCAAAGAAAAAGGGAACTCTTTCTGGTATTATTAGCAATGGGGGAGTCATCATTCCTTTATCTGCAAGAACTTCTACACAACTAAAACAACGAGCTCAAGATCTAGCAGATTATATTCTTAAAAATAAAGAATCTATCGATCTTGTAGACATGGCCTATACTTTGCAAGTGGGCAGAGACGAGATGAAGGAGCGTTTAGGGTTTGTTGTCAGTTCACTGGATCAGTTATCTGAGAAGCTTCACAATTATATTTCGGATAAGCCTAATTTTGAAAATATTTACAAAGGACAGGTAACACGTGATAAGGATCACTTGACTATATATGGTACTGATGCAGATTTACAAAAGATAGTTGATAAATGGATAAGTGATAAAAACCTTTCTAAGCTTGTTGATTTATGGGTAAAAGGTCTGGAGCTTGACTGGAGTAAGCTTTATGGGAATAATAAACCTCAGCGTGTCAGTCTGCCTACCTATCCTTTTGCAAAGGAAAAGTATTGGGTTGAAGTATCTGTAAATGCTTCTCCTGTAAGCCAGGAGAAAGTCAATGAGATGAAACCTAAAAACAAGGCTTTGCAGGAAGTTGAGGAAAAAATTCAGAAAATGTATTTTTATCCTGAATGGAAGAAAAGTCCGATATCACTTCAATCAGAGACAAATAAATCATTTGCAGAAGGTCCGACCCTGGTTATTGACACTTCAGATGACTTATACAATGCAGCAATAGGAAAGCTGAAGGGAAGCATTGCGGATAAATCCTTCATACTGGTAAAATTGGGAGATGAATATCAGGAACATGAATCTAATGTTTTTACCATTAACCAAGACAATGAAGGTCAATACAATCAACTAGTTGATACTCTAAAAGAGAGGAATCAGCTTCCTCGGCAAATTGTATACCATGGATTAACAATTGAGCATCTTGAGAAAGATAGTCAGGTGAATGATAGTTTTTATACGCTCTTTTATCTCTGCAAAGCTCTGCTTAATCAGAAAAATCAACAGTCCGTTAAAATTTTATCAATCTTCTCGACAAACGGAAGTATAACAGTTCCACAAAGTGCGGCAATTGCTGCTTTCTTCAAAACACTCACTTTAGAGAATCCAAAGTATCTTACCAAGGTAGTTGAAGTTCAGAGTAATTCCGCAAATCCTGAGATCTCAATTGAAAGCAAAATCAATATTATTCTGGATGAGTTTAGCGAAGAACTTTGGAATAAAAATGAAGTCAGATATAAACATGATAGCGGAAAATATATCAGAAATGTCAGAGAATTGACGAGCTATACCCCAGTTTCAAATAAATTAGCAACATTGCCTTTCAAGCAAGGTGGCGTCTACATCATATCAGGAGCTTTAGGAGGCTTAGGGTATATTATCAGCGAATACTTAGCTAAAAACTATCAGTGTAAATTGGTCCTTTTCGGAAGATCTGCGCTAAAAGCAGAACAGGAAGCAAAGGTAAATCAATTAAAGGCCTATAATGCAGAAGTTATTTATTTGCAAGCTGATGCCTCTAAGTTGGAAGATATGGAAGCCGTTGTTCATAAAGCAAAGCTTCAGTTTTCTCAGATAAATGGTGTGATCCATTCGGCAGGCGTCAATAAAGATTCTTTTATACTAAAGAAAACAAAAGAAGAAATTGAAAAGGTGTTAGCACCTAAAATTTATGGAACACTTAATTTAGATCAGGCGACGACAGATGAAAATTTAGATGTGTTTATTTTGTTTTCTTCAATTGCAGGAGTGATGGGTAATTTAGGGCAATGTGAATATGCTTATGGAAATCACTTTTTAGATTCATTTGCTGAATTGAGAGAAAGCAAGAAGAAGCAACAAAAGCGTTTTGGCAAGACCCTTTCAATTAACTGGCCTTTTTGGGAAGAGGGAGGAATGGTTCTTTCTCTGGATGAACTTGCCATAGCAAAGAAAGTAACGGGAGTTTGTCCGATCCCTACCAATGTTGGTATTCAATATTTGGAGGAATTCTTACAATCACATCTGACCCAAGGCATAGCTTTTTACGGATATCCATCAAGGGTTAATGTTTATTCAGGTCAGGAATCAAAGCAGCAAGGTCAAAGCACCAAAATCTTGACTAGCACTATTGATCCAGCAATTCTTTTGGAAAAAACGGAAGCATATCTGAAAGCTTTAGTAGGTGCTGAAATTAAGCTTTCTCCCGAGAAGATTGATTCCCAGGAACGGTTTGAATCTTTTGGTATTGATTCGATTATCGTTAGTCGCTTTAATGTAACATTAGAAAAAGATTTAGGTGCCTTGTCCAAGACATTGTTCTATGAATATTCAACAATAGAAGAATTAGCAGGATACCTGACACGAGAAGCAGGTAAGGCTTTAGTTCAGTTTTTTAATCTAGGGTATTCAGAAGAAGAGATTCAAACTGTTGAGGATAGTGAAGTTGATTTTGAAGGAGAAAAGGACATTCAGATAAAGCACGAGTATGGAAGTAATGAGCAGATTGCAATTATTGGAATTCATGGTTATTACCCTCAATCGGAAGATTTAAATAGGTACTGGGAAAATCTGAAACAGGGAAAAGATTTGATCGATCTTGTTCCTGCCAGTCGTTGGGATTATGAACAGTTCTATCATCAGGATCCTGAGAAGGCTGCTGAGGGAAAGATATATTGTAAATGGGGAGGCTTCGTAAATGATGTCGACAAATTCGATCCTCAATTCTTCAATATTTCTCCTGAAGAAGCGAGGATAATGGATCCTCAGGAGCGTCTTTTCTTACAGTCAGTTTGGGGGGCAATTGAAGACGCAGGATACAGCAAGGATAGTTTGAAAAAACGCCATCCTAAAGCAAAGAGTGCTGATGTGGGAGTTTTTGTGGGTGTTACTACCAATTCCTATAGTTTACTGGCAGCTGAGGAATGGAGCAGTGGGAATGTTGTTCCCAGCGCTCAGCCTTGGTCTATAGCAAACCGTGTCTCATATATATTCGACTTCCAAGGTCCAAGCATGCCTATTGATACTGCATGCTCTTCTTCACTGGTTGCAATCCATCTTGCGTGTGAAAGTCTCAAGAAGCGGGAGTGTCAGGTCGCTGTGGCCGGAGGAGTTAATCTATATTTGCATCCATCCAAATATCACTCCTTCTGCAAAAGAAGAATGGTTTCTCTGGAAGGTAAGTGTCGCAGTTATGGTGCCGGTGATGATGGCTTTGTTCCTGGAGAAGGAGTTGGGTCTGTAATACTTAAACCACTTAGCAAAGCTATTGCAGATAAAGATCATATCTATGCAGTAGTGGCTGGCAGTGCATTTGACCATGGAGGAAGATCAAATGGCTATTCTGCTCCAAATCCGAATTCACAAGCAAACCTGATTGAACATACACTTAGAAAGTCACAAATTCATCCTGAAACTATTGGATATATTGAGGGGCATGGAACAGGTACTCAATTAGGTGATAGCCTCGAAATTGTTGCTTTAACCAATGCGTTTAATAAACAAACAAAGAAAAAACAGTTCTGTCCTATAGGTTCGGTGAAAGCGAATATTGGCCACCCTGAGTCTGCTGCTGGAATTGCAGGTGTAGCAAAAATTTTATTGCAAATGAAACACAAGCAGATTGTTCCTACCATCCATTCAGAAGAAGTAAATCCAAATATCGAATTCAAAGAATCTCCTTTTTATCTTGAACATAAATTAACGGCATGGGAATCATCCCCTGATTATCCGAGAAGGGCGATTATTAACTCATTCGGAGCAGGAGGCGTGAATGCATGTATGATTTTAGAGGAATATGAAAAGTCTGATGAAAAGGAAAATGTAAATGAGGTAGGATCATATCTTGTAATACTTTCTGCAAAAAATGAAGATCGCCTTCGTGAATCTGTCAATCGCCTTCTGACTTTTGTGGGCAAGGAAAAGAATGTAAATCTTTCAGATCTCTCCTATTCACTACAAGTTGGTCGTGAAGCTATGCAAGAGCGACTGGCAATCGTTGTCTCGGACAGGAGGGAATTGATGGAGCGATTAAAGGACTGGAGGCAGCATAAACCTTCTGGTAGTATTTATCAAGGTAAGTATGACCCTCGTGAAGGGAGAAAGAAATCGACCAACAATGAAGATCTTCAAAAGATTGTTAAATCAAATGACCTTGCTAAGATAGCAGAATTGTGGATTGCTGGAATTGATGTTGACTGGGAAAGTTTATATGCAACAAATAAGCCGAATAGAATTGCATTACCCACATATCCTTTTGCTAAAGAGCGTTATTGGGTTTCAGATGTAAATACTTCTGCAAAGAAAAATGCTTCTGTTCAAGGAAATGGAAATGTTAATATGCACCCTTTGGTATCATATAACTCTTCAACATTGAGAGAAGTGAGCTTTAGTTCATTATTGTCTGATAAGGAATTCTATGCGATGGATCATCAGGTGCATAATGAAAAGATCTTTCCAGGTTCTGGTTTTCTTGAAATGGCCGGTATTTCTGGAAATATAGCAGGTGAGCAAAAGGTGTCTAAGATTACAGATATTGTTTGGGCAAATCCATTAAGCTTTAAAACAGGACCTCAATTGGTTCAAACGATATTAAAACCAAACGGAAGAGGAACAGAATATCAGATTGTGTCATTGAATGATGATAATGAAAGAGTACTTCATTCAGAAGGAAAGTTGTTTTTCAAAAATGGTATTGGCCATTCAGAGACTGCCGAGAAGACAATCTCAATAAAGGCACTGAAAGAAAAATGTGCAAAACCACAGAACGGTACAAATCTCTATAATTTATTTACTAATGCTGGTTTTAATTACGGTTTGGGTTTTCAAACCATTCAGGAATTTTACATCAATGATTCATATGCCTTATCTAAATTGAAGATAGCAGATTATTTAAAATCTGATTTTGATCAATTCATCCTTCATCCTTCCTTGCTTGATGGCGCCTTACAGACAGTCGCCGGTTTACTAGGAGGATCAGAACCTACAACTCCTTATCTTCCTTTTGCAATTGATGAATTGGAAATAATTCGTCCTATGTCGCAGATCTGCTATGCTTATGTTGAAGATGCGGATAAAGAGAAACAAGCAAAGGCGGGAGTTAAAAAGTTTAATATTCAATTACTGAATGAAGGAGGAGATCCCTTAGTGAGATTAACAAATTTTTATGTCAGAGCTTTGGGAAAGCTTTAA
- a CDS encoding NAD(P)-dependent alcohol dehydrogenase — MRAMVCTKYGPPEVLQLKEVEKPVPKNDEVLIKIYATPITAPDRRIRGLNVPFPAAKILIRLMFGFTKPRKPILGLYVAGEIESVGKDVSQFQKGDQIYARTGSRLGAYAQYVNLPEKCVMALKPTNVSYEEAIAVPYGGSNALHFLKRKGGIKKGHKVLIYGASGAIGTSAVQLAKYFGAEVTGVCSTSNIELVKSLGTDAVIDYTKKDYTDSNELYDIIFDAVGKITFKKSKKLLKPDGKYVSVFSSGTAKILTEDFLLLKELVEKGKFKPVIDRCYPLEQLAEAHRYVDKEHAKGNVVITVSHQDYFIR; from the coding sequence ATGAGAGCAATGGTTTGCACAAAATATGGACCTCCAGAGGTCCTTCAGCTTAAAGAGGTTGAAAAACCTGTGCCTAAAAATGATGAAGTTCTAATAAAAATTTATGCAACACCTATAACCGCACCAGACAGGAGAATCAGAGGTTTAAATGTCCCTTTCCCTGCAGCGAAGATCCTGATAAGATTGATGTTTGGTTTCACAAAGCCAAGAAAACCTATACTCGGTTTGTATGTGGCTGGAGAAATTGAATCAGTAGGAAAAGATGTGTCTCAATTTCAAAAAGGTGATCAGATATATGCGCGCACTGGGTCTCGATTAGGAGCCTATGCGCAGTATGTCAATCTTCCTGAAAAATGTGTTATGGCATTAAAACCAACGAATGTGTCTTACGAAGAAGCTATTGCTGTGCCTTATGGAGGTTCGAATGCTTTACATTTCCTCAAAAGAAAAGGCGGTATAAAGAAGGGACATAAGGTGCTTATTTACGGTGCGTCCGGAGCAATTGGTACTTCAGCAGTTCAGCTTGCCAAATATTTTGGTGCGGAAGTTACCGGTGTCTGCAGTACTTCAAATATAGAGTTGGTGAAATCCCTCGGAACAGATGCTGTGATTGATTATACAAAAAAAGATTATACCGATAGCAACGAACTTTATGATATCATCTTTGATGCAGTTGGAAAAATCACTTTTAAGAAAAGTAAGAAATTGCTTAAACCAGATGGGAAATATGTATCAGTGTTTTCTTCAGGTACTGCAAAAATACTTACAGAAGATTTTCTCCTACTCAAAGAGCTTGTTGAAAAGGGAAAATTTAAACCGGTTATTGATAGATGTTATCCATTAGAACAGTTGGCAGAAGCTCATAGATATGTGGATAAAGAACATGCAAAGGGAAACGTAGTAATTACTGTTTCGCATCAGGATTATTTCATACGCTGA
- a CDS encoding hydroxymethylglutaryl-CoA synthase family protein, translated as MSIVGIEAINVFAGTSYLDVEKLAEYRKLDMTRFNNLMMKEKTVALPYEDPITFGVNAAKPLIDALSPEEKDRIELVITSTESSFDFAKSMSTYIHHYLGLNRNCRLVELKNACYSGVAGLQMAINFILSQTSPGAKALLIATDISRFMIEDGGDALSQDWSFAEPSNGAGAVAVLISEKPHVFQIDVGANGYYGYEVMDTCRPSADSEAADSDLSLLSYLDCCENSFIEYQKRVKGADYAKTFGYLSFHTPFGGMIKGAHRNLMRKMVQAKPKDIEEDFNRRVIPGLTYCQRVGNIMGATAMLSLASTIDNANLDAPQRIGCFSYGSGCCSEFFSGVARKEGQLRIRALNIREQLDKRYELTMEEYENLLRGSNALKFGTRNVTLDSSFIPQARKAMGKETLFLKEIKEFKRIYEWVS; from the coding sequence ATGAGTATAGTCGGAATTGAAGCGATTAATGTTTTCGCTGGTACCTCCTATTTGGACGTAGAAAAGCTTGCCGAATATCGTAAGTTGGATATGACTCGGTTTAATAACCTTATGATGAAAGAGAAGACGGTTGCACTGCCTTATGAAGATCCTATCACCTTCGGAGTAAATGCTGCCAAACCTTTGATTGATGCATTAAGTCCGGAAGAGAAGGATCGTATAGAGTTGGTTATTACATCTACTGAGTCGTCCTTCGATTTTGCAAAGTCAATGAGTACATACATTCATCATTACTTAGGCTTAAATCGTAATTGTCGTTTGGTTGAACTTAAAAATGCTTGCTATTCTGGTGTAGCCGGATTGCAGATGGCAATCAATTTTATCTTATCCCAAACTTCACCAGGAGCAAAGGCATTACTGATTGCCACTGACATTTCCCGTTTTATGATTGAAGATGGAGGTGATGCCCTATCTCAGGATTGGTCATTTGCAGAGCCAAGTAATGGTGCAGGAGCGGTAGCAGTATTAATCAGTGAAAAGCCACATGTGTTTCAGATTGATGTTGGAGCTAATGGCTACTATGGTTACGAAGTTATGGATACATGCAGACCATCCGCAGATTCAGAAGCTGCTGATTCGGATTTGTCATTGCTGTCTTACCTTGACTGTTGTGAAAATTCTTTTATCGAATATCAAAAACGTGTTAAGGGTGCAGACTATGCCAAAACATTCGGCTACTTGTCTTTCCACACCCCATTTGGAGGTATGATCAAAGGTGCCCATCGTAACTTAATGCGTAAAATGGTTCAGGCTAAGCCGAAGGATATCGAAGAGGATTTCAATCGTAGAGTAATTCCCGGACTTACTTATTGTCAACGTGTGGGCAATATCATGGGAGCTACCGCAATGTTGTCTTTAGCAAGCACAATAGACAATGCTAACCTGGATGCACCTCAGAGGATTGGTTGTTTTTCTTATGGTTCAGGATGTTGTTCGGAGTTTTTTAGTGGTGTTGCAAGAAAAGAAGGGCAGCTACGTATAAGGGCTCTTAATATCAGAGAGCAATTAGATAAAAGATATGAGCTGACGATGGAGGAATATGAAAACCTTCTCAGAGGAAGTAATGCACTTAAGTTTGGCACACGTAATGTGACTTTGGATAGTAGTTTCATTCCTCAAGCAAGAAAGGCAATGGGTAAAGAAACTTTATTCTTAAAAGAGATAAAAGAATTTAAAAGGATATACGAATGGGTGTCTTAG
- a CDS encoding enoyl-CoA hydratase/isomerase — translation MGVLVSAKPYKNIKARFEDDICYIQMYRPDANNTINDGLIEEFSEVLGQCENEVKIVVIEGLPEVFCFGADFKGIQKSMESQTQHHEQDPEPLYNLWLQMTSGPYITIAHVRGKANAGGIGFVAASDIVLCEEKAVFSLSELLFGLMPACVLPFLIRRMGFSKANYMTLMTSPITAKQAHEWGLVDAYEESSENLLRKHLLRLRRLSKEGVARYKKYIGSLDEDLLRSKQKAFDANIEVFSDHNNLEKISRYVKTGKFPWEGA, via the coding sequence ATGGGTGTCTTAGTCAGTGCAAAGCCTTATAAAAACATAAAGGCAAGGTTCGAAGACGACATTTGTTATATACAGATGTATCGCCCAGATGCGAATAATACTATTAATGATGGCCTTATTGAAGAGTTTTCCGAAGTGCTGGGTCAATGTGAAAATGAAGTTAAAATTGTGGTAATAGAAGGTTTGCCGGAAGTTTTTTGCTTTGGTGCAGATTTTAAAGGGATTCAGAAAAGCATGGAAAGTCAAACTCAACATCATGAACAAGATCCAGAGCCTTTGTATAATCTATGGTTACAAATGACTTCCGGGCCTTATATTACAATTGCTCATGTACGGGGAAAGGCCAATGCAGGCGGGATTGGATTTGTTGCAGCCAGTGATATAGTATTATGTGAAGAAAAGGCAGTATTCAGTTTGTCTGAACTGCTTTTCGGATTAATGCCAGCATGTGTATTGCCATTTCTGATTCGTCGAATGGGATTTTCCAAAGCGAATTATATGACATTAATGACCTCCCCTATCACAGCCAAACAAGCTCATGAATGGGGCTTAGTGGATGCTTATGAAGAGAGTAGTGAAAATTTGTTGAGGAAGCATTTGTTGAGACTTAGACGATTATCTAAGGAAGGAGTTGCACGCTACAAGAAGTATATTGGATCCTTGGATGAAGATCTTTTGAGGTCAAAGCAAAAGGCATTTGATGCTAATATAGAAGTCTTCTCAGATCACAATAACCTTGAGAAAATTTCACGGTACGTAAAAACTGGGAAATTTCCCTGGGAAGGAGCTTAA
- a CDS encoding polyketide synthase: MSEEVIELKEISAGIIQIRMQDKESKNMFSVPLAEGLIQAFETIKTQTQYKVVILTGYESYFASGGTKEGLLEISDGKARFTDIDLYSLALNCPIPVISAMQGHGIGGGFVMGMFADFVILSRESIYTTNFMKYGFTPGMGSTFILPKKLGISLAEEMMLSAKTYRGEELQKRGIPFPVLPREQVMEYALELAKTIAEKPRVSLVTLKDHLVADLRAGLPKVIEQEEAMHEITFLQPEVRDRIKDLFGK, translated from the coding sequence ATGTCAGAGGAGGTTATTGAACTTAAAGAGATAAGTGCTGGAATTATCCAGATCAGAATGCAGGATAAGGAAAGCAAGAATATGTTCTCTGTTCCTTTGGCTGAAGGACTGATTCAAGCTTTTGAAACTATCAAAACCCAAACTCAATACAAAGTAGTAATACTAACAGGTTATGAAAGTTACTTTGCCAGCGGAGGAACCAAGGAGGGGTTGCTTGAAATTTCTGACGGAAAGGCAAGGTTTACGGATATTGATCTTTACAGTCTGGCTTTGAATTGCCCTATTCCCGTAATTTCAGCAATGCAAGGACATGGAATAGGCGGAGGTTTTGTAATGGGAATGTTTGCTGATTTTGTGATTCTAAGCAGGGAGAGTATTTATACTACCAACTTTATGAAATATGGCTTTACGCCAGGTATGGGATCAACTTTCATCCTGCCTAAAAAGCTTGGTATAAGTTTAGCAGAAGAAATGATGCTGTCTGCTAAAACCTATAGAGGAGAAGAGTTACAGAAGAGAGGTATTCCTTTTCCTGTACTTCCACGGGAACAAGTAATGGAATATGCTTTGGAGTTGGCAAAGACTATTGCTGAAAAACCAAGGGTGTCACTTGTTACTTTAAAGGATCATTTGGTTGCAGACCTTCGGGCCGGCCTTCCAAAAGTTATCGAACAGGAGGAGGCAATGCATGAGATAACATTCCTTCAACCTGAAGTAAGAGATAGAATTAAAGACCTCTTTGGAAAGTAA